The proteins below are encoded in one region of Tsuneonella sp. CC-YZS046:
- the uvrC gene encoding excinuclease ABC subunit UvrC translates to MARKSATPPDRASAERFHEERAAFTVRSAQPDLEAGVKAIRDTVRALKPKPGVYRMLDARGDVLYVGKARALKNRVANYTQVERLPLRLKRMVSQTRGMEIVTTNSEAEALLLEAQLIKRFRPPYNVLLRDDKSFPFILLRADHAFPRITKHRGARKAKGNYYGPFASAGSVNTTINALQKLFLLRSCTDGFFSRRDRPCLLYQIKRCSAPCVGRIDEQGYAELVGQAKDFLGGKSSEVQKTIEGQMRQASEALDFETAALLRDRLRAATFIQGSQAINASGVGDADVFALAAKGGQIGIQAFFIRGGQNWGHRAFFPRHPEGLGEDEVLESFLAQFYEEVPPPRHVLVDREPAERELLEEALSEAAGKRVAISVPQRGDRRRLVEQAGRNAAEALDRRLAESSTKARILSELAEFLELPDAPRRIEIYDNSHIQGAKAVGGMVVAGPEGFLRNQYRKFNIKSAQSNDDFGMMREVMNRRFSRAQKEDPDRDGGEWPDLVLIDGGKGQMSAVRDTLEELGIEDVPLIAVSKGPDRNAGREVFHFPDGREKTLPLNSPVLFHLQRLRDEAHRFAIGAHRAKRSRAIQASPLDEIPGIGPARKRALLLHFGTAGKVRAAALEDLQRAPGVSSAVAQAVYDFYHPSG, encoded by the coding sequence ATGGCAAGGAAGTCCGCCACTCCCCCCGATCGTGCCAGCGCCGAGCGTTTCCATGAGGAACGCGCGGCCTTTACCGTGCGTTCGGCCCAGCCTGACCTCGAAGCGGGGGTGAAGGCGATCCGCGACACGGTGCGCGCGCTCAAGCCGAAGCCCGGCGTTTACCGTATGCTCGATGCGCGGGGCGACGTGCTGTATGTCGGCAAGGCGCGGGCGCTGAAGAACCGCGTGGCGAATTATACCCAGGTGGAACGCCTGCCGCTGCGGCTCAAGCGCATGGTCAGCCAGACGCGGGGGATGGAAATCGTCACTACCAACAGCGAGGCGGAAGCCCTGCTGCTGGAAGCGCAGCTGATCAAGCGCTTCCGCCCGCCCTACAATGTGCTGCTGCGCGACGACAAAAGTTTTCCCTTCATCCTGCTGCGGGCGGACCACGCCTTTCCACGGATCACGAAGCATCGCGGCGCGCGCAAGGCGAAGGGGAATTATTACGGCCCGTTCGCCAGCGCCGGCTCGGTCAACACCACCATCAATGCCTTGCAGAAGCTGTTCCTGCTGCGCAGCTGCACCGACGGCTTCTTCTCGCGCCGCGACCGGCCCTGCCTGCTCTATCAGATCAAGCGCTGCTCCGCGCCCTGCGTGGGCCGGATCGATGAGCAGGGCTATGCCGAGCTGGTCGGGCAGGCGAAGGATTTCCTCGGCGGGAAATCCTCCGAAGTGCAGAAGACCATCGAAGGCCAGATGCGGCAGGCGTCCGAAGCGCTCGATTTCGAGACGGCCGCCCTGCTGCGCGACCGGCTGCGGGCGGCGACCTTCATCCAGGGCAGTCAGGCGATCAACGCCAGCGGGGTGGGCGATGCCGATGTCTTCGCGCTGGCCGCGAAGGGGGGACAGATCGGCATCCAGGCCTTCTTCATTCGCGGCGGGCAGAACTGGGGGCACCGGGCCTTCTTCCCGCGCCATCCCGAGGGATTGGGCGAGGATGAGGTGCTGGAGAGCTTCCTGGCGCAATTCTACGAGGAAGTGCCGCCGCCCCGGCATGTGCTGGTCGATCGCGAGCCGGCTGAGCGCGAGTTGCTGGAGGAAGCGCTGTCGGAAGCGGCGGGCAAGCGGGTGGCGATCTCCGTGCCCCAGCGCGGGGACCGGCGGCGGCTGGTCGAGCAGGCCGGGCGCAATGCTGCGGAAGCGCTGGACCGGCGCCTGGCGGAAAGCTCCACCAAAGCCAGGATATTGAGCGAACTGGCGGAGTTTCTCGAACTGCCCGACGCGCCGCGCCGCATCGAAATCTACGACAACAGCCATATCCAGGGCGCGAAGGCGGTCGGCGGCATGGTGGTTGCCGGGCCGGAAGGGTTCCTCAGGAACCAGTATCGCAAGTTCAACATCAAGAGCGCGCAATCGAATGACGACTTTGGCATGATGCGCGAAGTGATGAACCGGCGCTTCTCGAGAGCGCAGAAGGAGGACCCGGATCGGGATGGCGGGGAGTGGCCCGATCTGGTGCTGATCGACGGCGGCAAGGGCCAGATGAGCGCGGTGAGGGATACGCTCGAGGAACTGGGGATCGAGGATGTTCCCCTGATCGCGGTGTCGAAAGGCCCGGATCGCAACGCGGGGCGCGAAGTGTTCCATTTTCCCGACGGCAGGGAAAAGACGCTCCCGCTCAATTCGCCGGTCCTGTTCCACCTGCAGCGGCTGCGGGATGAAGCGCACCGCTTTGCGATCGGCGCGCATCGGGCGAAACGCAGCCGCGCGATTCAGGCCTCGCCGCTGGATGAAATACCGGGCATCGGCCCGGCCAGGAAACGCGCCCTGCTGCTGCATTTCGGCACGGCGGGGAAAGTGCGGGCGGCCGCCCTCGAAGATCTGCAGCGGGCGCCGGGGGTAAGCTCGGCCGTGGCCCAGGCGGTGTATGATTTCTATCACCCGAGCGGGTGA
- a CDS encoding OmpA family protein — MQRYLIGLAMATTVLATPAFARDGSAYIGVGAGGTVTKHDPNVFLNGDALDTDFDTDIGYDVEAVVGYDFGVFRIEAEGSYRNLGIDTFRDGSGLVAGLPGTSYSIDGKFDALSLMANAMIDIGKDDGLQFFIGGGAGISKARVKMLNETGPGFFRIKESDLAWQGIAGLRYPVTPNVDIGLKYRYYNAPIPRFDTGNGGLDIETETHSLLATLTYNFGRASEPAPPPPPPPPPPPPPPPPPPAPEVACNKGPYIVFFDWDRSDITPEAATILDSAVTAYGNCDVVPIMLAGYTDRSGSTQYNLGLSARRNSSVRDYLTARGIPGDRITSEAFGEANPRVPTADGVRELQNRRVEITYGPGAGM; from the coding sequence ATGCAAAGATATCTCATCGGATTGGCCATGGCGACGACCGTCCTGGCAACGCCCGCCTTCGCGCGGGATGGCAGTGCGTATATCGGTGTAGGCGCCGGTGGCACCGTAACCAAGCACGATCCCAATGTGTTCCTCAATGGCGATGCCTTGGACACGGATTTCGACACCGATATCGGTTACGATGTCGAGGCCGTCGTCGGCTATGATTTCGGAGTGTTCCGGATCGAAGCCGAAGGCAGCTACCGCAATCTCGGGATCGATACATTCCGGGACGGTTCCGGCCTGGTGGCCGGCTTGCCCGGGACGAGCTATTCCATCGACGGCAAGTTCGATGCGCTGAGCCTGATGGCCAATGCGATGATCGACATCGGCAAGGATGACGGTCTGCAGTTTTTCATCGGCGGTGGCGCCGGGATCAGCAAGGCCCGCGTCAAGATGCTCAATGAAACCGGCCCTGGCTTTTTCAGGATCAAGGAATCCGATCTGGCCTGGCAAGGTATCGCGGGCCTGCGCTATCCGGTTACTCCGAATGTCGATATCGGCTTGAAATATCGCTATTATAACGCGCCGATCCCGAGGTTCGACACGGGCAACGGCGGCCTGGATATAGAGACTGAAACCCATTCGTTGCTGGCGACGCTGACCTACAATTTCGGCCGCGCTTCGGAACCGGCTCCGCCGCCCCCGCCGCCGCCACCCCCGCCGCCGCCCCCGCCGCCCCCGCCACCGGCTCCTGAGGTCGCGTGCAACAAGGGTCCGTACATCGTGTTCTTCGACTGGGATCGCTCCGACATCACGCCGGAAGCCGCGACCATCCTCGACAGCGCGGTGACCGCCTATGGCAATTGCGATGTGGTTCCGATCATGCTGGCCGGCTACACCGACCGTTCCGGCTCCACGCAATACAACCTCGGCCTCTCGGCACGGCGTAACTCGTCGGTCCGCGATTACCTGACCGCTCGTGGCATTCCGGGCGACCGGATCACCAGCGAAGCCTTCGGTGAGGCCAATCCGCGGGTTCCGACCGCCGACGGCGTGCGCGAACTGCAGAACCGCCGGGTCGAGATCACCTACGGTCCGGGCGCGGGCATGTAA